TGCTCCGGGCTCTGCCGTCTGATCCGCCCTGAATCCCGCATCCGTTTCCGGAGGTTGCATGACCACGCCCCAAGTCATTTATCTGATGTCCGACGCCACCGGCGAAACCGCCGAGAAGATTGTCAATGCGGTCCTGACCCAGTTCCGGGACAAGCCGGTGCGGTTGCGGCGCATCAGCAATGTGCGCAATGAAACCGCCGTGCTGCAGGGTATCGGTGAGGTCATGCAACACAAGGGCATGGTCGTCTATACGGTCGTCAACCGGGCGCTGGCGCAGTTTATCCAGGAGACCTGTGAAAACCGGGGGATTCTGGCTTTTGACCTGGTGACGCCCCTGCTTTCCCAGTTTTCCAAGTTTTTCGGGCGTTCGCCCGGGCAAACGCCGGGCTTGCTGCACGATATGGATGATGACTATTTTCGTCGCATCGAAGCGGTGGAATTCACCGTCAAGCACGACGACGGGCAGGAGGTGCGGCACCTGTTGCAGGCGGATATCGTGCTGGTCGGGGTTTCCCGGACCAGCAAAACGCCCCTTTCAACCTACCTGGCCCACCTCGGCTGGAAGGTCGCCAATGTGCCGCTGGTGCTGGGGATCGAACCGCCCAAGGAGCTGTTTCAGGTCGATCCGAAGCGGGTCGTCGGGTTGTATATCGACCCCCAGCGGCTGGTGGAGCTGCGTGTCGCCCGCCTTAAACATCTGGGTCAGGATCCGCGTGCCGCCTACGCCGATCTGGGGGAGATCGAGGAGGAAATTCGCTATGCCAAAATTCTGTTCCGACGCCAGGGGTGGCCTACTGTCAATGTTTCCGGCAAGGCACTGGAGGAAACTGCCAACGAGGTGCTGGTCAAAATGAATCTGAAATGACCCTTCCGCATCAGGAGGTCGGTGCAATGTAGCGGTTAAAGCGGCGAGGCGGGTCCCTCGACCGGAATGTTCCGGTCGGCCTGCTCGAAGCGATCCGCCAGATGTCCGACCGCCAGCGCGAAGGCAACGGAGCGGTTCCAGCGCATCAGCACCCGCAGGTTGTCGGTGACCAGGAAGGCCGGTCCCTGCGGTCCGTCGGGCAATAGCAGTGCGGCCTGCACCTCGTCGCTGCCGGCCACGGCAGGCAGGCCCAGCGCGCGCCAGTCGGCCAGGCTCTTTTTGACCCCCGGATCGGCCAGGGTGCGATCGAAGGCCGCCGGCAGGTCGATTCTCCACCCCCAGGCTGTTTGTCTTTGCCACCCCGCCCGGACCAGGTAGCTGGCCGCGGAGGCCAGTGCATCCTCCACATCGGTCCAGATATCCCGTTTCCCATCGTCGTTGAAATCGACCGCATAGTCGAGATAGGTGGTGGGGATGAACTGGAAATGTCCCATGGCGCCGGCCCAGGAACCGCGCAGCTGCTCGCTTGGCATGCGCTCCTGATCGAGGATCTGCAACGCGGCCAGCAATTGCTTGCGGAAAAAGGCCGGCCGTTGGCTACGCCACGCCTGTGTGGCCAGGGCACGGATCACCGGGTGGCGGTTTGCACCCTTGCCGAAGTCGCTTTCAATCGCCCACAGGGCCAGCAGGTAGGCTTCCGGAACGCCATAGCGCCACTCTATCTTTTGCAGCAGATCCCGCAGTTCGTCCTTTCGTTTCAGCCCTGCCTGAAAACGCTGCTCGGAGGCGAGACGCTGCACGTATTCCTGTTTGGAGAGAGCGAACTCGGCCTGTTTATGGCGGGGCATGAGCAGTTCCGGAGCCGGCTGCAGGTCCGCCAGCGCGTCGTGCAGTACCTCTTTGCTGATACCCTGCGCCAGGGCTTCCTCGCCGAGATCTTCCAGCCAGGTGCGCCATTGCAGATCCTGATCGTCAAGGGCCGCTGCCGGCTGGCCCGGATCCGGCGCGGACCCCGGCAGAGGGGGCGGAGCCTGAGGTTTCGGTGTGCAGGCGGAACACAAGCCCAGCAAAACGGTGGCTAAAAAAAGGCTACGGCAATCAAACGGCATACATGTCTCCGTTGCGGGGTAAATTGGTCTGGCGAAGCGTGGCCAGGCTGCGACCGCAACCATTAAAGCATCAGTGCCCGATATTTTTCAATCAATATGGTGGTCCCGCGGACTGTGCTTCGCAAGCCTGCCGTCGGCGTCCGTTGATCTCGGCTTGTGAACAGGTCGAGCGGGGCGGCGAACGCAGGGATATCTGTTAGAATTTACGGTGACAGAAACGCCCGGGATTTGCGGGCGATGGCAAGGTAGCGTACCGTTTTGCATGCCGGCTTGGAAAGGGAGGAACCGATGACAGAGTTTGCGCACATCATGTGGTTCGAGGATATCGCTCTTGACGATCTGCCTCTGGTGGGAGGGAAAAATGCCTCGCTGGGGGAAATGATAGGCAACCTGACGGATCTCGGTATCAAGGTGCCGGGCGGTTTTGCCGTGACCGCCGAGGCTTATCGGTTCTTTCTGCGCGAAACCGGGCTCGATGAGCAGATAAGTCGCCTGCTGACCGATCTCGATGCCGACAGCATTGACAGCCTGACCTCCGTCGGCCACCAGGTGCGCCGGGCCATCCGCCATGCCGAATTGCCGGATGCCCTTGAACAGGCGATCCGTACCGCCTATGCCCGGATGGAGCAGCAGTACGGGGCCGACTGCGATGTGGCGGTGCGTTCCAGCGCCACCGCCGAGGATTTGCCGGACGCCTCTTTTGCCGGTCAGCAGGAAACCTATCTCAACATCCGCGGTGCCGACGAATTGCTCGCCGCCTGCCGCAACTGCTTCGCCTCGCTGTTTACCAATCGCGCCATTTCCTACCGGGAGCATCATGGTTTCGACCACATGAGCGTGGCGCTGTCCGTCGGCGTGCAGAAAATGGTGCGCTCCGACCTGGCCAGCGCCGGTGTCATGTTCACCATTTCCACGGAAACTGGATTTCGCGAGGTGGTGCTGATCAACGGGGCCTGGGGGCTGGGCGAAAACGTAGTGCGCGGTGCGGTCAATCCCGACGAGTTTTTTGTCTTCAAACCGACCCTCAAACAGGGATTTCGCCCCATCATCAGCCGGCGTCTGGGAAGCAAGAAAAAAAGATCGTTTACAGCCTCAATAATGGTCCGCAAGCAACGCGCGAGATTTCCGTGGCACCGGAAGACCGCGAGCGCTTCTGCCTGGACGACGACGAGGTGCTGACCCTGGCGCGGATGGCCTGCACCATCGAGGAACATTATCGCCGCCCCATGGATATCGAATGGGCCAAGGATGGTGAAACCGGCGAACTGTTCATTGTGCAGGCGCGGCCGGAAACGGTGCAGTCGGCCCTGACCGGCAACGTGCTGGAGGAATACCAGCTGCAGCAGCGCGGGGAAATTATCACAACGGGCCGGGCGGTCGGCAGCAAAATCGGCGTCGGCCGGGCCATGGTCATCAAGGACGCAGCGGAGATCGGCCGCTTTCAGCCCGGAGCCGTGCTGGTGACGGACATGACCGACCCCGACTGGGAGCCGGTCATGAAAAAAGCCGCCGCCATCGTTACCAATCGCGGTGGCCGGACATGCCATGCCGCCATTGTCAGCCGCGAGCTTGGCATTCCCTGCGTGATCGGCACCGGCGACGCGACCTCCGTTATTGCCGACGAGCATCCGGTGACGGTGTGCTGCGCGGAGGGGGAAACCGGCTTTGTGTATGCCGGCAAGCTGCCCTTCGAGATCAAAAAGACCAATCTCGCGGAATTGCACCGCCCGCGCACCCGTATCATGATGAACATTGGTAATCCGCAGCAGGCGTTCGGACTGCGCCGCATCCCCAACGACGGGGTGGGGCTGGCGCGTCTTGAATTCATCATTAATACGGCCATTCAGGCGCATCCCATCGCCCTGTTGCATCCGGAGAGGGTCGAGGACCGCGAGACACGGGAAAAAATCGCCGATCTGATTGCCGGTTATTCCGACGGCGGTGAATTTTTTGTCGATCAGCTTTCGCAGGGGGTCGCCACCCTGGCCGCGGCTTTCTACCCCAACGACGTCATCGTGCGCATGAGCGATTTCAAGAGCAACGAGTACGCCAACCTGCTGGGGGGAGCTATTTCGAGCCGGACGAATCGAACCCCATGATCGGATTCCGGGGGGCCTCGCGCTATTACGATGACCGCTACCGCGAAGGTTTCCTGCTCGAATGCCGTGCCATGAAGCGGGTGCGGGAGGATATGGGACTGAAAAACGTCAAGCTCATGATCCCCTTCTGCCGCACCGTGGAAGAAGGGCGACGGGTGATCGAGGTCATGGCCGGCGCCGGTTTGCAACGGGGCAGGGACGGTCTGGAGCTGTATGTGATGTGTGAGATCCCTTCCAACGTGGTGCTGGCCGAAGAGTTCGCTGCGCTGTTCGATGGTTTCTCCATCGGGTCCAACGACCTGACCCAGCTGTTGCTGGGGCTGGACCGCGATTCCGAGATTGTTGCGCATCTTTACGACGAACGCAATGAGGCGGTAACCCGCATGATCTCGGATGTCATAAGACGGG
This portion of the Syntrophotalea acetylenica genome encodes:
- a CDS encoding pyruvate, water dikinase regulatory protein, producing MTTPQVIYLMSDATGETAEKIVNAVLTQFRDKPVRLRRISNVRNETAVLQGIGEVMQHKGMVVYTVVNRALAQFIQETCENRGILAFDLVTPLLSQFSKFFGRSPGQTPGLLHDMDDDYFRRIEAVEFTVKHDDGQEVRHLLQADIVLVGVSRTSKTPLSTYLAHLGWKVANVPLVLGIEPPKELFQVDPKRVVGLYIDPQRLVELRVARLKHLGQDPRAAYADLGEIEEEIRYAKILFRRQGWPTVNVSGKALEETANEVLVKMNLK
- a CDS encoding lytic transglycosylase domain-containing protein: MPFDCRSLFLATVLLGLCSACTPKPQAPPPLPGSAPDPGQPAAALDDQDLQWRTWLEDLGEEALAQGISKEVLHDALADLQPAPELLMPRHKQAEFALSKQEYVQRLASEQRFQAGLKRKDELRDLLQKIEWRYGVPEAYLLALWAIESDFGKGANRHPVIRALATQAWRSQRPAFFRKQLLAALQILDQERMPSEQLRGSWAGAMGHFQFIPTTYLDYAVDFNDDGKRDIWTDVEDALASAASYLVRAGWQRQTAWGWRIDLPAAFDRTLADPGVKKSLADWRALGLPAVAGSDEVQAALLLPDGPQGPAFLVTDNLRVLMRWNRSVAFALAVGHLADRFEQADRNIPVEGPASPL